The region ATACGCGCGTTCGACTCCGCGCTGGCGTCCTGCAAAGAGTTCATGTTCTCCGTACAGGACGGCGATACCCCGGAGGCGCCCGAGCAATGGTTTACAGCCACGGCCTGCGAGGATAAGGGTTTGACGCCAAACACTGCGCAGGCGCTTGCCAAACCAACCTGGAAATGGGCCACCGCCGAGCCGGCGGTACAGCGCTGGGGCGCATTGCAGTAACCGCTGGGCAGGGTTGGGCGGCGCCGACGCCCCTCCCCTCGCCGAACACTTTGATCCCTGCTTACTTGACCGCGGCTCGTCGCTCGCCTATATTGGGAACGATCATTTCCAATATACGAATCATGCCCTCCTCCCCCGTAGCCCCTTCCGCGCACAAGTCCCGCGGCAGACCCCGCGAGTTCGACGAAGCAGCCTTCCTCGATGCGGCGATCACGTTGTTCCGTCATCGCAGCTTTAGCGGGGTAAGTATCAGCGACATTACTGAAGCCACCGGGCTGACGGCGGGGAGCATTTACAAGGCCTACACGGACAAGCAAGGCGTCTTCGCCAAAGCTTTGGAACGCTACATCGACCAGCGGGAAATGCGCTTGCGGGAGCGGCTTGAACACGTCAAGGATGGCAAAAGCAGAATTGCCGAACTGCTCCGCGACTACGTCGCGTTGAGCCAGGGACGCGACGGCAAGCTTGGCTGCATGGTTGTCGCCGGCATCACGGATATAGAGCAGCTTGGTGTTGCGGCCGATGTGCTGAATCAACAGTTAAAGAAACGCTTGGCAGCGCTTAAAGCGCTTATCGCCGCTGGCCGCGATGACGGATCGATTCCGGCGGACATCGACATTAACGCGACCGCAAGCGTGCTGCTGGCGCTTCTGCAGGGCATGCGCGTGGTAGCGAAGGCATCCACGCTCACAGACGATGCAGACGCGTTCATGCGACGCGCGCTCCGGTTGCTGGACTGACCGCGCACTCCTTTATCGCCCTGTTCGCCGGCGCGAGCGTCTATTTTCCAGGCCCATCTTATTCTCCAGGCCCATCACCATGACTTTCACCAAACTTCCTGCGCCCCCTGCGGGCTTCAGCCATCAATTCGGTCGCGCGAATGGTTTGCGCTTTCACTATGTCGCCGGAGGCCGCGAAGACAGGCCGGCACTGGTTCTGCTCGCCGGTTTTCCCGAAAGCTGGTTCGCCTGGCGCCATGTGATGGAGCGACTCGCTGACCGGTACCGGATCGTTGCCGTCGACTTACCCGGACAAGGTGACAGCGATAAGCCCTTATCGGGCTATGACACACAGACGGTTGCCCGGCGTTTACATGATTTCATCGGGTCACTGGGCTTGGGACGCTACTACCTTGCGGCGCACGATGTCGGCGCGTGGGTAGCGTTTCCCTATGCAATGATGTTCGACGACGAGATACGCGCCCTTACCCTGATGGACGCCGGCATTCCGGGCGTGTCACTGCCGGACATGTTGCCGTCCTCTTCCGAAAAATCCTGGAAGACCTGGCACTTCTCGTTCCATGCGGTGGCCGACCTTCCAGAAGCCCTGCTGCAAGGACGTGAGCGGATTTATCTCGAATGGTTCTTTAGGGAGAAAACCGCTAATCCCTCCTGCTATGGCGAGATCGAAATGGCCGAATACGAGCGTCTGCTGAGCGCGCCCGGTGGCTTGCGCGCCGGACTGGCCTTCTATCGTTCCTTGTCCGAATCCGCCACCCAAAACAAGGCGTTGGCAGAAACGCGCCGCCTGGCCATGCCAGTCTTGGGATTATCTTCCGACCAAGGCTCGATTCCAGACATGGCGGCTACGCTCAGGCCGTATGGAGACGATGTGCACAGCGATACCATCCTGCACTGCGGGCATTTCCAACCGGAGGAACAGCCGGAGGCCGTTGCCAAGGCCTTGGCGCGCTTCTTCCGCTAGTTTGTTTCGGTCAGCGCGCTGCGGCCTCCGACCATACTGCAGGATTCACGAGATGGTCGGGGCGCGCGCCCTCGAGCACTTTCAACACCTGCCCGGCCACGGCCGTCGCCGTTCGCTGCAGCGCCTCTTCCGTGC is a window of Bordetella sp. N DNA encoding:
- a CDS encoding TetR/AcrR family transcriptional regulator, whose translation is MPSSPVAPSAHKSRGRPREFDEAAFLDAAITLFRHRSFSGVSISDITEATGLTAGSIYKAYTDKQGVFAKALERYIDQREMRLRERLEHVKDGKSRIAELLRDYVALSQGRDGKLGCMVVAGITDIEQLGVAADVLNQQLKKRLAALKALIAAGRDDGSIPADIDINATASVLLALLQGMRVVAKASTLTDDADAFMRRALRLLD
- a CDS encoding alpha/beta fold hydrolase → MTFTKLPAPPAGFSHQFGRANGLRFHYVAGGREDRPALVLLAGFPESWFAWRHVMERLADRYRIVAVDLPGQGDSDKPLSGYDTQTVARRLHDFIGSLGLGRYYLAAHDVGAWVAFPYAMMFDDEIRALTLMDAGIPGVSLPDMLPSSSEKSWKTWHFSFHAVADLPEALLQGRERIYLEWFFREKTANPSCYGEIEMAEYERLLSAPGGLRAGLAFYRSLSESATQNKALAETRRLAMPVLGLSSDQGSIPDMAATLRPYGDDVHSDTILHCGHFQPEEQPEAVAKALARFFR